In Propionimicrobium sp. PCR01-08-3, one DNA window encodes the following:
- a CDS encoding ABC transporter permease, which produces MSAGGQVVLTQPARESGRRRSLAGYLTMPLILAAVCLVMYVYVSSRNLDSIEARALSADRLGTALGQHIVLTLVSTVLTLIIALPLGVLLTRSFMRRVQPVLITILTLGQAIPTIAILVLLAVAFLFLGFKAAIVGLVAYAIVPVLLNTMVGLDQVDDAVLEAGRGMGMSKLTVLWRLELPLAVPVILAGIRTALVINVGTAALVTYINAGGLGDIIVAGLSTNRVTLQIIGAGLTAVLALAVDYVAGIAEDLLRPRGL; this is translated from the coding sequence ATGAGCGCGGGTGGTCAGGTCGTCCTGACCCAACCGGCACGAGAATCCGGCAGACGACGGTCGCTGGCCGGTTATCTGACGATGCCGTTGATCTTGGCGGCGGTCTGCCTGGTGATGTATGTCTATGTCTCCAGCAGGAACCTCGACTCGATCGAAGCCCGTGCGCTGAGCGCCGACCGGCTGGGCACCGCTCTGGGGCAGCACATCGTGTTGACCCTGGTGTCGACGGTGCTCACTCTGATCATCGCCCTGCCGCTGGGTGTGCTGCTGACCCGCAGCTTCATGCGGCGCGTCCAGCCCGTACTCATCACGATCCTCACGCTCGGGCAGGCGATACCGACGATCGCCATCCTGGTGCTGCTCGCGGTGGCGTTCCTCTTCCTGGGTTTCAAGGCCGCCATCGTCGGGCTTGTCGCCTACGCGATCGTGCCCGTCTTGTTGAACACCATGGTCGGCCTCGATCAGGTCGACGACGCGGTGCTCGAGGCCGGACGCGGAATGGGCATGTCGAAGCTCACCGTCTTGTGGCGCCTCGAGCTGCCGCTCGCGGTGCCGGTGATTCTGGCGGGCATCCGCACGGCGCTGGTCATCAACGTCGGCACAGCGGCCCTGGTCACCTACATCAACGCCGGCGGCCTGGGCGACATCATCGTCGCCGGGCTGTCGACCAACCGGGTGACTCTGCAGATCATCGGGGCCGGTCTGACGGCCGTCCTCGCGCTGGCCGTCGACTATGTGGCCGGTATCGCTGAGGATCTGCTGCGTCCACGAGGGCTGTGA
- a CDS encoding heavy metal translocating P-type ATPase, protein MASDEMNPRHEHHETHDAINDDIGERQMSGHDMSSMSGGHMGHMDHVAKFRKLFWIMLVIAIPTTALDPMFADLIGYGLPHTGVITWVAPVLGTVIFFWGGWPFLTGAISEIRSRKPGMMLLIGLAITVAFVASWGATLTLLDHELSFWWELALLVVIMLLGHWLEMRSLAQTSSALDSLAALLPDEAEKIEGDQTVKVSPSDLQMDDIVVVRPGGSVPADGTIVDGQAAMDESMITGESRTVSRSKGDHVVAGTIATDSGLRVQVTATGDDTTLAGIQKLVAEAQSSSSKTQRLADRAAGWLFWYALVSALITATVWSLVGSPDQAVVRAITVLVIACPHALGLAIPLVVSIATERAAKAGVLITDRLALESMRNVGVVVFDKTGTLTKGEPAVTAVEAAGGHDEDEVLHLAAAAEQPSEHPLAKAIVTAAHDKRLDLPSATDFTSSPAVGVTATIDGTKVEAGGPHLLDEHSLDALDGTAEWDQQGATVVHVVVDGQVIGALRLADEIRPESRDAVQALHKAGVEVVMLTGDSQAVADAVAKDLGIDQAVAGVRPEDKSDKISELQSSGRKVAMVGDGVNDAPALAQADVGIAIGAGTDVAIGSAGVVLASSDPRSVLSVIELSNATYRKMQQNLWWAAGYNLIAVPLAAGVLAPIGFVLPMSIGAILMSASTVVVALNAQLLRRIDLDPEASTAGYLR, encoded by the coding sequence ATGGCTAGTGATGAGATGAATCCCCGTCATGAACATCACGAGACGCATGACGCGATAAACGACGACATAGGCGAGAGGCAAATGTCGGGCCACGACATGAGCAGTATGTCCGGCGGGCATATGGGCCACATGGATCATGTCGCGAAGTTCCGCAAGCTCTTCTGGATCATGCTGGTGATCGCGATCCCCACCACGGCGCTCGACCCGATGTTCGCCGACCTCATCGGCTACGGGCTGCCCCACACCGGCGTGATCACCTGGGTCGCGCCGGTGCTCGGCACGGTCATCTTCTTCTGGGGCGGCTGGCCCTTCTTGACCGGGGCGATCTCGGAGATCCGCTCCCGCAAACCCGGCATGATGCTGCTGATCGGGTTGGCGATCACCGTGGCATTCGTCGCCTCCTGGGGCGCGACGCTGACGCTTCTCGACCACGAACTCAGCTTCTGGTGGGAACTCGCGCTGCTGGTCGTGATCATGTTGCTCGGCCATTGGCTCGAGATGCGCTCGCTGGCCCAGACCTCCTCGGCGCTGGATTCGCTGGCTGCGCTGCTGCCCGATGAGGCAGAGAAGATCGAAGGAGACCAGACGGTCAAGGTCTCCCCCAGCGATCTGCAGATGGACGACATCGTCGTCGTCCGGCCGGGCGGGTCGGTGCCTGCCGACGGCACCATCGTCGACGGCCAAGCGGCCATGGACGAGTCGATGATCACCGGCGAGTCGAGGACGGTCTCCCGCAGCAAAGGCGACCATGTGGTGGCCGGAACCATCGCCACCGACTCCGGACTGCGCGTCCAGGTGACCGCGACCGGGGACGACACGACGTTGGCCGGCATTCAGAAATTGGTCGCTGAAGCGCAGTCGTCATCGTCCAAGACCCAGCGGCTGGCCGATCGCGCCGCGGGCTGGCTGTTCTGGTATGCGCTGGTGTCCGCGCTGATCACCGCGACCGTGTGGTCGCTCGTCGGGTCGCCCGATCAGGCGGTGGTACGGGCCATCACGGTGCTGGTCATCGCCTGCCCGCATGCATTGGGCCTTGCCATTCCGCTGGTGGTGTCGATCGCGACCGAACGTGCCGCCAAGGCGGGCGTGCTGATCACCGACCGGCTGGCGCTGGAGTCGATGCGCAATGTTGGCGTGGTGGTCTTCGACAAGACCGGGACGCTGACCAAGGGCGAACCGGCCGTCACGGCGGTCGAGGCGGCAGGCGGCCACGACGAGGACGAGGTGCTGCACCTCGCGGCCGCAGCTGAGCAGCCCAGCGAGCACCCGCTGGCCAAGGCAATTGTTACCGCAGCTCACGACAAGCGGCTGGACCTGCCTTCGGCTACCGATTTCACTTCGTCTCCGGCTGTCGGGGTAACGGCAACCATCGACGGCACGAAGGTCGAGGCGGGCGGCCCGCATCTGTTGGACGAGCATTCTCTCGATGCGCTCGACGGCACCGCCGAGTGGGACCAACAGGGCGCGACCGTCGTCCATGTCGTCGTCGACGGTCAGGTTATCGGAGCGCTCCGGCTGGCGGACGAGATCCGCCCCGAATCTCGCGACGCCGTGCAGGCGTTGCACAAGGCGGGCGTCGAAGTCGTCATGCTGACCGGCGACTCCCAGGCGGTGGCCGACGCGGTGGCCAAGGATCTGGGCATCGACCAGGCGGTCGCGGGGGTGCGTCCGGAAGACAAGTCGGACAAGATCTCCGAGCTGCAGTCGTCCGGACGCAAGGTCGCGATGGTCGGCGACGGCGTCAACGACGCACCCGCGCTCGCGCAGGCCGATGTCGGAATCGCGATCGGCGCCGGCACCGATGTGGCGATCGGGTCTGCCGGTGTGGTGCTGGCAAGCTCCGATCCCCGCTCGGTGCTGTCGGTCATCGAGTTGTCGAACGCCACCTACCGCAAGATGCAGCAGAACCTGTGGTGGGCGGCAGGCTACAACCTGATCGCGGTGCCGCTGGCCGCAGGCGTGCTCGCCCCGATCGGATTCGTGCTGCCGATGAGCATCGGCGCCATCCTGATGTCGGCGTCCACCGTCGTAGTCGCGCTCAACGCTCAGCTGCTGCGCCGAATCGACCTCGACCCCGAGGCCAGCACCGCCGGCTACCTCAGATGA
- a CDS encoding carbon-nitrogen hydrolase family protein — protein sequence MSDRDQSSSPLRIALAQISASSDPDVNLTEVKARISEASTAGAKLVVFPEATMACFGTKLAPIAEPLDGRFASEIRAAAQQAELIAVVGMFTPADDGRVHNTLLITGPGVETHYDKVHLFDAFNGRESETVAPGGSVPVIDALGTRIGFSTCYDLRFADQFTELGRRGAKLIVVPASWADGPGKYEQWDVVTRARAMDAQALLAACDQAWVQPRGSAALGIGHSRVADPYGHLVDSLDADQGMLIVDLDMSKVDAARKQLPIL from the coding sequence ATGTCGGATCGTGACCAGTCCTCCAGCCCGCTGCGGATCGCGCTCGCGCAAATCAGCGCGAGCTCTGATCCTGACGTGAATCTCACGGAGGTGAAGGCGCGGATCTCCGAGGCAAGCACGGCCGGGGCGAAGCTGGTCGTCTTTCCCGAGGCGACGATGGCGTGCTTTGGCACCAAGCTGGCGCCGATCGCCGAGCCTCTCGATGGCCGGTTCGCCTCCGAGATTCGCGCGGCAGCCCAGCAAGCAGAACTGATCGCGGTCGTCGGCATGTTCACCCCTGCCGATGACGGACGCGTCCACAACACCCTCCTGATCACCGGACCGGGCGTGGAAACCCACTACGACAAGGTGCATCTCTTCGACGCCTTCAACGGACGCGAGTCCGAGACAGTGGCCCCGGGTGGCTCGGTGCCGGTGATCGATGCGCTCGGCACACGGATCGGCTTCTCCACCTGCTACGACCTTCGCTTCGCCGATCAGTTCACCGAACTCGGACGCCGCGGCGCGAAGTTGATCGTCGTCCCCGCATCCTGGGCGGACGGTCCGGGCAAGTACGAGCAGTGGGACGTCGTGACCCGTGCCCGGGCGATGGACGCGCAGGCCTTGCTGGCCGCGTGTGATCAGGCCTGGGTGCAGCCGCGCGGTTCGGCCGCGTTGGGGATCGGACACAGCAGAGTCGCCGACCCCTATGGTCACCTGGTCGATTCTCTCGACGCGGACCAGGGAATGCTGATCGTCGACCTCGACATGTCGAAGGTGGACGCCGCCCGCAAACAGTTGCCGATTCTCTGA
- a CDS encoding DUF2249 domain-containing protein, whose protein sequence is MTQQIPLTETTTQHSCGCGCEPVSDYELDARQIPHAIRHGAILGALASLEVGSAMLLIAPHDPKPLLAQISDLFGEAIETSYVDRAGDGVGVRLLKTHATN, encoded by the coding sequence ATGACCCAGCAGATTCCGCTGACCGAGACCACGACCCAGCACAGCTGTGGATGTGGCTGCGAACCCGTGTCTGACTACGAGCTGGACGCCCGCCAGATTCCGCACGCCATTCGTCATGGAGCGATTTTGGGTGCTCTGGCGAGTCTCGAAGTCGGCTCGGCGATGTTGCTGATCGCGCCGCACGACCCCAAGCCGCTGCTCGCTCAGATCTCAGATCTGTTTGGTGAGGCTATCGAAACCAGCTACGTCGACCGGGCCGGCGACGGCGTCGGCGTGCGTCTGCTGAAGACTCACGCCACTAACTAG
- a CDS encoding multicopper oxidase domain-containing protein, which translates to MRDYPSVFWLLAAVIVALIHRWVPSSEWLMVHLVLLGALSHAIMVWSYYFCEALLRVADGASSRRGQSRRIGLLLIGATVVFVGVPTDIWTLTLAGATLVAVAVGWHGVALWQMLRHALPGRFRVSVRYYLAAAVSLVTGVTFGAILANVPSDPWHGRLLLAHTMANLLGWVGFTIMGTLITFWPTLLRTVMDARADRLAKQALPVLIGGLVVLLTSALSGLRPVAVVGLAIYLAGAIWWGRALLHPLVKKPPREFCSASVGAAVPWAVVGLLWVGVLILRSDDWSGITAGFSPLAAVFAVGVGAQILTGALSYLIPSVLGGGPAAVRATMVPFNRGTTVRLVLINIGLAVFLLPLPAAVHIAVAIPGLAGLASFLPLMFWGIGANKRARTESADAPPKTNGRSPGIEQPNPWSLRQLLAGLVVLALAIASGIAADHVEFGPKPTGDLVEITVSANDMRFTPNQVQVDEGDRVIITVVNDDPATAHDLWIDGHSTSRLTPGQSEELDLGVVTSSAEGWCTIAGHKQMGMTFDLIVGGQTAHGDHAGTGQPGDDSGQPVTIDPDAQLTGSVDPALPALDDERVHQLTLTVTEVPLEVAPGIWQTRWTYNGSPVGPTLHGRVGDVFEITLVNDGTIGHSIDFHAGELAPDEPMRTIAPGESLVYRFTAVRAGMWMYHCSSVPMSSHIAAGMHGAVVIEPDDLEPADRSYAMVQSEIYLSSAATTADQAQEVNADKIAAGDPDLMSFNGVAFQYDQFPLEAKVGERIRFWVLDAGPNRAASFHIVGGQFDTVYYEGAYHLKQGVDAFGQSGGGAQALGLQPAQGGFVEIVFTEPGNYPIVTHAMSDAEAGAHGFVHVTA; encoded by the coding sequence TTGCGTGATTACCCCTCCGTCTTCTGGCTGTTGGCGGCCGTCATTGTGGCCCTTATTCATCGCTGGGTGCCGTCGTCCGAATGGCTGATGGTTCACCTGGTGCTGTTGGGGGCGCTCAGCCACGCCATCATGGTGTGGAGCTACTACTTCTGCGAAGCGCTGCTGCGAGTCGCCGATGGTGCCAGTTCACGGCGGGGCCAATCGCGCAGAATCGGCCTGCTGCTGATCGGGGCGACGGTGGTATTCGTCGGTGTGCCGACCGATATCTGGACGCTGACACTCGCGGGCGCCACCCTGGTGGCGGTGGCCGTCGGCTGGCATGGGGTGGCGTTGTGGCAGATGCTGCGTCACGCATTGCCCGGACGCTTCCGGGTCAGCGTCCGCTACTATCTCGCTGCTGCCGTGAGCCTGGTGACCGGCGTCACTTTCGGAGCGATCCTGGCGAATGTGCCGAGCGACCCGTGGCACGGGCGTCTGCTGCTCGCGCACACCATGGCCAATCTGCTCGGCTGGGTCGGCTTCACCATCATGGGCACGCTGATCACCTTTTGGCCGACCCTGCTGCGCACCGTCATGGACGCTCGCGCCGACCGCCTCGCCAAACAGGCGCTTCCGGTGCTGATCGGCGGACTCGTCGTGCTGCTCACCAGCGCATTGAGCGGTCTGCGTCCGGTCGCAGTCGTCGGCCTGGCAATCTACCTTGCGGGCGCGATCTGGTGGGGCAGAGCACTGCTCCATCCGCTCGTCAAGAAGCCGCCGAGAGAGTTCTGTTCCGCCTCCGTCGGAGCCGCGGTGCCCTGGGCGGTCGTCGGCCTGCTCTGGGTAGGCGTGCTGATTCTGCGGTCGGACGACTGGTCGGGCATCACGGCAGGATTCTCGCCGCTCGCGGCGGTCTTCGCCGTCGGTGTCGGCGCGCAGATCCTGACGGGCGCGCTCAGCTACCTGATTCCGTCGGTGCTGGGCGGCGGGCCCGCCGCCGTGCGGGCAACGATGGTTCCTTTCAACCGCGGCACCACGGTGCGGCTGGTGCTGATCAACATCGGTCTCGCGGTCTTCCTGCTGCCTTTGCCGGCGGCCGTGCACATCGCCGTCGCGATCCCCGGATTGGCCGGCCTGGCGTCCTTTTTGCCGCTGATGTTCTGGGGCATAGGTGCGAACAAGAGGGCGCGAACCGAGTCGGCGGACGCCCCGCCGAAGACCAACGGACGATCCCCCGGCATTGAGCAACCGAATCCGTGGTCGCTTCGCCAACTTCTTGCCGGGCTGGTCGTCCTGGCGCTGGCGATTGCTTCAGGCATTGCGGCAGATCACGTCGAGTTCGGCCCGAAGCCGACGGGTGACCTGGTCGAGATCACGGTCAGCGCCAACGACATGCGCTTCACCCCTAACCAAGTGCAGGTCGATGAAGGCGACCGGGTCATCATCACGGTGGTCAACGATGATCCCGCCACGGCGCACGACCTGTGGATCGACGGCCACTCGACCTCGCGCCTGACACCCGGACAAAGCGAGGAGCTCGATCTCGGCGTGGTCACATCGTCCGCCGAGGGCTGGTGCACGATCGCGGGCCACAAGCAGATGGGGATGACCTTCGACCTGATCGTCGGCGGGCAAACGGCTCATGGCGACCATGCGGGCACAGGGCAGCCAGGCGATGACAGTGGCCAACCGGTGACGATCGACCCGGACGCCCAGCTGACCGGCAGCGTCGACCCGGCTCTTCCGGCCCTGGACGATGAACGCGTGCACCAGCTCACCCTGACTGTCACCGAGGTTCCCCTCGAAGTGGCACCGGGAATCTGGCAGACCCGGTGGACCTATAACGGCTCGCCGGTCGGGCCGACCCTGCACGGCCGGGTCGGCGATGTTTTCGAGATCACTCTGGTGAATGACGGAACCATCGGCCATTCGATCGACTTCCACGCCGGCGAACTCGCGCCGGATGAGCCGATGCGGACGATAGCGCCCGGCGAATCGCTGGTCTATCGGTTCACCGCGGTGCGGGCGGGCATGTGGATGTACCACTGTTCGTCCGTGCCGATGAGCAGTCACATCGCTGCCGGAATGCACGGAGCGGTGGTCATCGAACCGGACGATCTGGAGCCCGCCGACCGCAGCTACGCGATGGTGCAGTCAGAGATCTACCTGTCGTCGGCCGCAACCACCGCCGATCAGGCCCAAGAGGTGAACGCCGACAAGATTGCGGCGGGCGACCCCGATCTGATGAGCTTCAACGGCGTCGCCTTCCAATACGACCAGTTCCCGCTCGAGGCCAAGGTCGGTGAGCGGATCCGGTTCTGGGTGTTGGACGCAGGCCCCAACCGTGCCGCCAGTTTCCATATCGTGGGTGGCCAATTCGACACTGTCTACTATGAGGGCGCCTACCACCTGAAACAGGGCGTCGATGCGTTCGGGCAATCAGGGGGCGGCGCGCAAGCCCTCGGCCTGCAGCCCGCGCAGGGCGGCTTCGTCGAGATCGTCTTCACCGAGCCCGGCAACTATCCGATCGTTACGCACGCCATGAGCGATGCGGAGGCGGGCGCTCACGGCTTCGTCCATGTCACGGCGTGA
- a CDS encoding DUF488 family protein, translating into MTDYQLKRIYDEPAEGDGYRVLVDRLWPRGISKARADLDEWCKDVAPSSELRTWFGHRPERFEEFAERYRIELASSQEAAKFAKRLADKPKVTLLIGAKDPEHSQGVVLRDVLTHL; encoded by the coding sequence ATGACTGATTACCAGCTGAAGCGCATCTACGATGAGCCCGCCGAAGGTGACGGCTATCGGGTGCTGGTCGACCGCCTGTGGCCGCGAGGGATCTCCAAGGCGCGCGCTGACTTGGACGAATGGTGCAAGGATGTTGCCCCCAGCTCGGAGCTTCGCACCTGGTTCGGGCATCGTCCGGAAAGATTCGAGGAGTTCGCCGAACGCTACCGAATCGAATTGGCGAGCTCTCAGGAAGCGGCGAAATTCGCTAAGCGGCTGGCCGACAAACCCAAGGTGACCTTGCTGATCGGGGCGAAAGACCCGGAACATAGTCAAGGCGTCGTGCTGCGGGACGTGTTGACGCACCTGTAG
- the nrfH gene encoding cytochrome c nitrite reductase small subunit — MALVKRLWRGFTGAFTGWTGIGLAALIGVILGVGLFTVYYSGFTDYFGNDPETCAGCHAMNEEYEGWQKGSHADVATCNDCHAPHDNLIHKYANKAENGFMHSLKFTLGNYPENIQIREHNREVTEAACIYCHGDFVDQITNSSNHTGETVSCIRCHDGVGHTR; from the coding sequence GTGGCGCTGGTGAAACGTCTGTGGCGCGGCTTTACGGGAGCTTTCACCGGCTGGACCGGCATCGGCCTGGCCGCGCTTATTGGCGTGATTCTCGGAGTCGGCCTGTTCACCGTCTATTACTCGGGTTTCACGGATTACTTCGGCAATGATCCCGAGACTTGCGCCGGCTGTCACGCGATGAATGAGGAATACGAGGGCTGGCAAAAGGGCAGCCATGCCGATGTGGCTACCTGCAACGACTGTCACGCCCCGCACGACAATCTCATTCACAAATATGCGAACAAGGCCGAGAACGGCTTCATGCATTCGCTGAAGTTCACGCTCGGCAATTACCCCGAGAATATTCAGATCCGCGAGCACAATCGAGAAGTTACCGAGGCGGCCTGTATCTATTGCCACGGTGATTTCGTCGATCAGATCACCAACAGTTCAAACCACACGGGTGAAACCGTGTCATGCATCCGTTGCCACGACGGCGTGGGACACACGAGGTGA
- a CDS encoding ammonia-forming cytochrome c nitrite reductase subunit c552 — MSTDKTNSNASADDKPSGATRWTGPGKRWVPIVVLIACVVAAAGLTWLLTTIFTHKQESKQPFTQVVEITDTTYDPAVWGQNYPLQYESYLQTSEMDEADKVAHEPTDQDPRLFVTHSKLETYPRLVNMWQGYAFSVDYREPRGHEYMLTDQQYTRRMLEFDQPGACLNCHASLPEVMDDLGDGDQMAGWAAMNKMPYSEAVQHASGPIACIDCHDPQTMELRVTRPAFIEGIKEYMASQGVEDYDVNEDASTQDMRAYVCAQCHVEYYFAGDEKTLTFPWDHGLTAQDAIQYYDEIGWTDFTHADTGAPVLKAQHPDFETWSQGIHADNGVTCADCHMAYNRDGAAKVSDHDVTSPMSSEESINASCLTCHHSTAAEMQERVDTIQNRWYEAQDISFAAFDEFIADLSTAVDEGTATDEQLEIARDYQRRASFLIDYTISENSKGFHAPAYSISILNQATDYSRKGQLVLRGVDVDPATGPVSSATPSPER, encoded by the coding sequence ATGAGTACCGACAAGACCAATTCCAACGCTTCGGCCGACGACAAGCCGAGCGGAGCGACCCGGTGGACGGGGCCCGGTAAACGCTGGGTCCCGATCGTCGTGCTCATCGCCTGCGTGGTGGCAGCAGCAGGCCTGACCTGGCTGCTGACAACGATCTTCACACACAAGCAAGAATCCAAGCAACCGTTCACACAGGTGGTCGAGATCACCGACACCACCTATGACCCGGCCGTCTGGGGGCAGAACTATCCCCTGCAGTACGAGTCGTATCTGCAGACCTCCGAGATGGACGAGGCCGACAAGGTCGCTCATGAGCCGACCGACCAGGATCCGCGGCTGTTCGTCACGCATTCCAAGCTGGAGACCTACCCCCGGCTGGTGAACATGTGGCAGGGCTATGCCTTCTCGGTTGATTACCGGGAGCCGCGTGGACACGAATACATGCTCACCGATCAGCAGTACACCCGCCGCATGCTGGAGTTCGATCAGCCCGGTGCCTGCCTGAACTGTCACGCGTCCCTGCCCGAGGTGATGGACGACCTGGGTGACGGCGATCAGATGGCCGGTTGGGCGGCGATGAACAAGATGCCGTATTCAGAAGCCGTGCAGCATGCGTCCGGCCCGATCGCCTGCATCGACTGTCACGATCCGCAGACGATGGAGCTGCGAGTGACTCGTCCGGCATTCATCGAGGGCATCAAGGAATACATGGCCTCGCAGGGTGTCGAGGATTACGACGTCAATGAGGACGCCAGCACCCAGGACATGCGCGCCTACGTCTGCGCCCAGTGCCACGTCGAGTACTACTTCGCCGGCGACGAGAAGACCCTCACCTTCCCGTGGGATCACGGTCTGACAGCGCAGGATGCCATTCAGTACTATGACGAGATCGGCTGGACCGATTTCACTCATGCCGATACCGGGGCGCCGGTGTTGAAGGCTCAGCATCCCGATTTCGAGACCTGGAGCCAGGGCATCCATGCCGACAACGGCGTGACCTGCGCCGACTGCCATATGGCGTACAACCGTGACGGGGCCGCGAAGGTCAGCGATCACGACGTCACCAGCCCGATGTCAAGCGAAGAGTCCATCAACGCGAGCTGTCTGACCTGCCATCACTCGACTGCCGCCGAGATGCAGGAGCGGGTCGACACCATTCAGAATCGTTGGTATGAGGCTCAGGACATCTCGTTCGCGGCCTTCGATGAGTTCATCGCCGATCTGAGCACCGCGGTCGACGAGGGCACGGCGACCGACGAGCAACTGGAGATCGCACGCGACTACCAGCGTCGCGCGTCCTTCTTGATCGACTACACGATCTCGGAGAACTCGAAGGGGTTCCACGCTCCCGCGTATTCGATCTCGATCCTGAATCAGGCGACCGACTACTCCCGCAAGGGCCAGCTGGTGCTGCGCGGCGTCGATGTCGATCCTGCTACCGGACCGGTGAGTTCCGCGACACCGAGCCCGGAACGCTGA
- a CDS encoding tetratricopeptide repeat protein, with translation MPTSHDLPARTPAQPDAGVLARFLESAPDDLKGWADEQLAQLGEQAEAAEDPDAVGLEAFADDFDDLSDEDPDDSKSGRPRVSGKSKASKAKANKDGKVGGVRKITLVLVTLLTAAVVIIVQQSGLGGSDSSSAMGGGTSSAMPSDLSSYDQVDEEQINALKEQIEADPENADLKQQLAEVYLSSGLYQDAIEQLNGVLQLVPDDLDALLAIGVAEFNLSQDEQAEQHWTRATEVAPDQVESWYNLGFLYMAQDPPDYDKVEQAWGKVIEIDPDSELAATAQAHLEQIRAASPTASTGP, from the coding sequence GTGCCCACATCGCATGACCTACCCGCCAGAACACCTGCCCAACCCGACGCAGGTGTTCTGGCACGTTTCCTGGAGTCGGCTCCCGATGACCTGAAGGGCTGGGCGGACGAACAGCTCGCGCAACTGGGCGAACAGGCCGAGGCGGCAGAAGATCCCGACGCGGTTGGCCTGGAGGCGTTCGCCGACGATTTCGACGACCTTTCCGATGAAGATCCGGACGATTCAAAATCAGGCCGACCGAGAGTTTCTGGCAAATCCAAGGCATCCAAGGCCAAGGCGAACAAGGACGGCAAGGTCGGCGGCGTCCGCAAGATCACGCTCGTTCTGGTGACCCTGCTGACCGCGGCCGTGGTGATCATCGTCCAGCAGTCCGGGCTGGGCGGCAGCGATTCGTCCTCGGCGATGGGCGGCGGCACGAGTTCTGCGATGCCCAGCGATCTCAGCAGCTATGACCAGGTCGACGAAGAACAGATCAACGCGCTGAAGGAGCAGATCGAGGCCGACCCCGAGAACGCCGATCTCAAACAGCAGCTGGCCGAGGTCTATCTGAGTTCGGGGCTGTATCAGGATGCGATCGAGCAACTGAATGGCGTCTTGCAGCTGGTTCCCGATGATCTGGACGCCCTGCTGGCGATCGGCGTCGCCGAGTTCAATCTGAGCCAGGACGAGCAGGCCGAGCAGCACTGGACCCGCGCAACCGAGGTCGCACCCGACCAGGTCGAGTCCTGGTACAACCTCGGTTTTCTCTACATGGCGCAAGACCCACCCGACTACGACAAGGTCGAACAGGCCTGGGGCAAGGTCATCGAGATCGACCCCGATTCCGAACTGGCGGCCACTGCTCAAGCCCACCTCGAGCAGATCCGCGCGGCCTCCCCGACGGCAAGCACGGGGCCGTGA
- a CDS encoding cytochrome c biogenesis protein CcdA, translating into MEITLPLALLAGVVSFASPCFLPIVPAFVGQLIGAVPGASVSKRTALATTCSFVAGFSLVFIAVWASIGLIGRSLGPQMGVARVIGGAVLIVMGLHVAGLIDIGLLNRMLRLPMPVSARSTAAQVSARELVPAPPTAAERIDGNPDLGASAHSPESHRDRVGMGTPKPGAGVLRSALMGVIFGAGWTPCIGPVLGGILALATVSSTSGRGIALMFAYCLGLGLPLVLVGLGVVRINGRILWFTRHEAAISLVSGGLLVVIGFLMITNLFAKLAGIIPGLGI; encoded by the coding sequence ATGGAGATCACCCTTCCCCTGGCCCTGCTCGCCGGTGTCGTGTCGTTCGCGTCCCCCTGCTTCTTGCCGATCGTGCCGGCGTTCGTCGGGCAACTGATCGGCGCGGTGCCCGGGGCGTCCGTCTCGAAGAGGACCGCGCTGGCCACGACCTGCAGTTTCGTCGCGGGATTCAGCCTGGTCTTCATCGCGGTCTGGGCGTCCATCGGGTTGATCGGCCGCTCACTGGGCCCTCAGATGGGTGTGGCCAGGGTGATCGGGGGTGCCGTGCTGATCGTGATGGGGCTGCATGTCGCCGGCCTGATCGATATCGGCCTGCTAAACCGGATGCTCAGACTGCCGATGCCGGTGTCCGCTCGGTCTACAGCAGCACAGGTATCAGCCCGCGAGCTTGTGCCAGCCCCTCCAACGGCTGCGGAAAGAATCGACGGAAACCCTGACCTTGGCGCGTCGGCCCATTCGCCCGAATCCCACCGGGACCGAGTGGGGATGGGGACGCCGAAACCTGGCGCCGGCGTGCTGCGCTCCGCCTTGATGGGTGTCATCTTCGGTGCGGGTTGGACGCCCTGCATCGGCCCGGTGCTCGGTGGGATTCTCGCGCTCGCCACCGTCAGCTCCACCAGCGGACGCGGCATCGCCTTGATGTTCGCCTACTGCCTGGGCCTCGGCCTGCCGTTGGTGCTGGTCGGGCTGGGCGTCGTCCGGATCAACGGACGCATCTTGTGGTTCACCCGGCACGAGGCAGCTATTTCGCTTGTCAGCGGTGGATTGCTGGTGGTGATCGGGTTCTTGATGATCACCAACCTGTTCGCGAAGCTGGCCGGCATCATCCCTGGTCTCGGAATCTGA